CACTCGCCGCGGCCGTCGCTGATCATCGCCCGCAGCCATATCGGCTTCGGCGCGCCGACCAAGCAGGACACCGCCGGCGCCCACGGCGCCCCGCTGGGCAGCGAGGAACTGGCCGGCGCCAAGACCTTCTTCGGCCGCAAACCGGAGGAGAGCTTCGTCATCCCGTCCGAGGTCAAGAAACACATGGAGGAGGCCGTCGCCCGCGGCGCCGAACAGGAAGCCGCCTGGCAGACCTCCTTCGAGACCGAGTTGAAGAACAACGAGGCCCTGCAGGCCTGGCAGCGGGCCGCCGCCGGGGAACTGCCCGAAGGCTGGGACGAACTGCCGGTCTTCGCCGCCGGGGAGAAACTCGCCACCCGCCAGGCGAGCGGCAAAGCCCTCAACGCCCTGGCGCAGAAACTCCCCTTCCTGCTCGGCGGTTCGGCCGACCTCGGTCCCTCGAACAACACCACCCTGCAGGGCGAGGACTCCTTCACCGCCTGCACCGTCGGCCGCAACATCCACTTCGGAGTCCGCGAGCACGCCATGGGTTCGATCCTCAACGGCCTGGCCCACACCCCCGGGCTGATCCCCTTCGGCGGCACCTTCGCCATCTTCGCCGACTACATGCGCCCGCCGATGCGCCTGGCGGCGATGATGGGGCTGCGGACCATCTACGTGCTGACCCATGACTCCATCGGTCTCGGCGAAGACGGTCCGACCCATCAGCCGATCGAGCAGCTCGCCAATCTGCGCGCGGTGCCCAACCTGACGGTGATCCGCCCCGGCGACGCCAACGAAACCGTCGAAGCCTGGAAGGCGGCCATCGCCAATACCAAGGGCCCGACGGCGCTGATCCTCTCCCGCCAGGGATGGGAGACCTTCGACCGCGACAAGCTCGCCCCGGCGGCCGAACTGCACAAGGGCGGCTATGTCCTCTCTGCCGAACAGGGTGAACTGCAGGCCATCATCATCGCCACCGGGTCCGAACTGCCCCTCGCCATGCAGGCCCAGGCCGAACTGCAGGCCGAAGGGATCGGCGTGCGGGTGGTCTCGCTGCCGAGCTGGGAACTGTTCGAACAGCAGGGACAGGACTACATCGACCAGGTGCTGCCGCCCGCATGCGCCTGCCGGGTGGCGGTCGAAGCCGGCTCCACCTTCGGCTGGGAGCGTTACGTCGGCCGCGGCAAGGTGGTCGGCATGACCGGCTTCGGCGCCAGCGGCCCGGCCGGCGAACTGTTCAAACATTTCGGCATCACCGCCGAAAAGGTCGCCGCAGCGGTCAGGGAACAGCTCTGACCCGTCAGTCGGCTCCACTTTCAGGCTTCAAAAACAGAACGGGTAGCCGAAACCGGCTGCCCGTTCTGTTTATCACCTGCATCATGATACACCTTCATGGGATTCGTCATCCCACGGCGTCTCATCGACGCTAAGCCGGCCCGCTCCATGCACGCCGCCATCCGTAACTGTTTTTTTGTGGAAGGGCCAATTTGTAACTGTTTTTCAAGATCCAAACGCGTTTTTTTTCGATCTCTGCCGTTTCAACCGATCAACAATTTTTCTGCAAACCCCTCCCTTGTTGCGGAGTCCAGATGCGGATCAACAGAAAACTCTGGAGCCTGCTCCCCCTGGAGCAGATTGACCCGGGAGCCCGACAGCAGATTTTTGACTGTCTCCGGGATGACCGCGTTCTGCAGATGGCGGTGATGCCGGATGTCCATACCGGCTACGACCTGCCGATCGGCGGGGTTGTCCTGGTCGAGGGGCATGTCTCGCCCGGCTATGTCGGCTACGATATCGGCTGCGGCATGTGCGCAGTCAACACCGGCATCCCGGCCGCGGACCTGCTGCCGGACCAGGCTGCCGGGAAGGACCTTTTCACCCGCATCATGCAACAGATCCCGACGGGACTGGGCGGCCATCACCGCTCTGATCCATACCCGCCGTTTGTTTCAGCCGGCGAAGACAAGGCCCTGACCACCAAAGTCAACCGCAGCGTCAAGGGGCAGCTGGGAAGCCTCGGCAGCGGCAATCATTTTATCGAAATCTCCGCGGACCGGCAGGGGCGGTGCTGGATCACAGTCCATTCCGGATCGCGCAATGCAGGGCATTCGGTTGCCGGCTACTACATGGCTCAGGCCAGGCGAATCGGGGACCGCTTTCTTTCGCTTCATTCGGAGATTGGACAAGCCTACTTGCGAGACATGATCTACTGCCAGAACTTCGCCCTGGCCAACCGGTTGAAGATTGTCGAAGGCGTGTTGCGGATCATGGGATTTTCCGCTGCCGACATCGGCCGCCTGACAACCGAAAACCTGATCAATGAAAACCACAACCATGCCGAATTGCAGGACGGCAATCTGGTGCTGCATCGCAAGGGGGCGACCCCGGCAACTGACGGTCAGAAAGGCATCATCCCTGCCAATATGCGTGACGGCATCTATGTCACGGTGGGACTTGGCAACCGGGACTATCTCCAGTCGGCCTCGCACGGTGCCGGCCGGGTCATGAGCCGTTCGGAAGGCAGGCGTCGGGTCAAACTGGATAACTTTCGTGAGTCAATGAAGGGGATCATCGCCAGGGTGGACAAGGCGACTCTGGACGAATCGCCTTTTGTCTACAAGGAGATCGGCTCTGTCCTGGCGGCCCAGGAGGGTGTGGTGATCGAAGTGATCAACCACCTGCGCCCGCTGGTGAACATCAAGGGGGCATAACAAAAGACGCGAGCATGAGGGGACAGTCCAGCTTTACTGCCTTAACAGCCTTTCAAGCCAGTCTTCCATGACGGCGATTGTAAGACACGGGTTGCCACTTAAATGGCATTATGCCCCTGAAATATTAAGATATTGCGTTCTTGCAAATCCCAAAAGCACGACATATAAATCCCAATCACACGAACAGAGGTGGATTTCGTTATCGAGAATGCCATGGGAGAATTGATCGGAGTGGAAGTGAAAGCCGCCGCTACCGTCCAGGGTCGGGATCTGCGTGGACTGAAACGTCTGGCCAATGTTGCCGGAAAACAGTTTCGACTGGGGGTCATCCTGTATGATGGCACCGAAACCCTGCCCCTTGGTGACCGTCTCTGGGCGGCCCCGCTGTCATCGTTATGGGGCGGATAGGAATATAAGGGCAAGCCATGGTGGATTACAGGCGCTTATGGCAAACTTGCCATCTTGCAATCCTGACCCTATAGGTTTTCCCAGAATTTAATGCGGAATTTCAAATACAATAATGCACGTCCTCTATTGGCCTGATGGGAATTCAATCTTGAAAATTTGCTGAATATAACATAGTATGTCGAAAAACCTTCGACATACTATGCAAAATAAAACGGTTTCTTCTTGACCATGAGCGAAAATCTGCGCCAGTCCATCCCTTTTGAGGAATTCGACTACCAGGCCCTTATGGGCGCCCTGGCCGACTATGCCTGTCCCCGGGACAAGGTGACCGAGCTGCTGGCCAAGGGGGACATCATCCGGGTCAAGAAGGGACTGTACATCTTCGGGGAGAAATGGCGCCGCAGGCCCTACTCGCGGGAGATTCTCGCCAATCTGCTCTACGGTCCCTCCTGCGTCTCTCTCGACTATGCACTGCACTACCATGGCCTGATCCCCGAGCGGGTCGAGGCTGTCACCTCGGTGACCCCAAAGCGCGCCTCGCGTTTTACCACCCCCGTTGGCCTCTTTTTCTACAGTTGCGTCCCGGAGGCCGGCTTCGCCCTTGGCATCGGCCGGGTAGAACTCGAAGACGGTCGGGCCTTCCTGATCGCCGTTCCGGAAAAGGCCCTGGCGGACAAGCTCCGCAAGGAGCGGGGCCTGGGGCTGAGAACCCAGAGGGAGTGCCTAGAGTACCTGGTGGAGAATTTGCGGATCGAAGAGGCGGCGCTACGGGAAATGAGCGCCGACTTGCTCGATGAACTTTCTCGGGCCTGTCGCTCGCCGCGGATTGCCCTGCTGGCCAGGCTGGTACGACGTCTGGCACGGAAAAAAGGCTAGTCATGCGTGAACTTGTCGCCCAGATGTTTGCCAAATACGACTGCCAGCGGGTTGAGGATGCCTCCCGGGCACTGCGGGAAATCCTCCAGGAACTGGCCCTGCTCGGCCTGTGGCGGGCCAAGTTCTTTGAGAGGGCCGCTTTTTACGGTGGGACCGCCTTGCGCATTCTGTATGGGTTGGACCGTTTTTCCGAAGACCTCGATTTTTCCCTTTTGCGGCCCATGCCTGATTTCAGCCTGGGGCGCTACAGCCAGGCGCTGGAGCGTGAACTGGCGGCCTTTGGTTTCGAGGTGCGGGTGGAACAGAAGGGGAAGGCCGTCGCGACGGCAGTACAGTCGGCCTTTTTGAAGGCCGACACCGCCAATGAACTGCTGGTCATTCAGGCCGGCGAGCCCATCCGCCGCCAGATTCCGGCCGGCCAGGTTACCCGAATCAAAATCGAGGTTGACACCGCACCGCCGCCGGGCTTTGCCACGGAAAACAAGTTCTTGCTGCAGCCGATCCCCTTCAGTGTTCGCAGTTACCGTCTGCCCGACCTGTTCGCCGGAAAGATGCACGCCGTACTCTGTCGGCGCTGGAAAAACCGTGTGAAGGGCCGCGACTGGTACGACCTGATCTGGTATTGTGCCCACCATCCGGAACTGCATCTGGCCCATCTGGAGCAGCGGATGCGTCAGAGCGGCCACTGGAACGGGACGGCAAGCCTCAGCCCCGATTCGTTCCATGATCTGCTTGCCGGGAGCATCGGTCGGCTTGATGTCGATCAAGCCCGCAGGGAGGTTCTGCCGTTTGTCCGAAACCCGGAAGCACTGGCCGTCTGGTCACGGGAGTTTTTTCTCGACGTGGTGAGGCGGATCAGGTTCGTCTGAATAACGGTGACGGGAAGGGGACGCTCCTGCCTTATTGCCTTAGCAACCTTTCAAGCCAGCCCCTGGCCTCTTTGTCCGCCTGAATCAACAATTCACCCCTTTGCGCCGCACGACTGACAGAAGATGAGCCCATCTTGAGGATTTTGCCGACCGCTGCCCCCGAATAATTGAACTGGCGCACTGCGCAGTAACAGAAAAGAGCGCGAGCCTTTGATACCGGCCCTCCCCGAGCCCTGCGCCGCAGACCGGCGGTCGGCAATTTGCAGTAAGCCTCGATTTCGGTCTGCAATGTGTCCAGGTCCAGCAAGAGAGAGGGGGCTTGGTCAAGCAGTCCCTGTTTGCGAAGTGCTGCCACAAAGTCTCCACTGCCGAGTACACGCTCATCAAAATCCTGCAGATCTTCGCTGGCGGTTTGCAGGGCCAGGCTGCGGCGCAGGCCGCCGCCCACGAGTTCAGGCCGCTTGCCCTGGTCAACACCATCCTCGATAAATTGACGATAGTTTTTTTGTGCCGTCTTCTTCCGTTTTGAAAAGAGGGGCAAAACCCTGTCCCCAGGGAGTCCGATGGTTCTGCCATGCCCGAGCAGTTCCGCATGACCGCACCACGGAAAGCGATCCAGCTCGTCCAGCTCTTTGACCAGATTGGCCCGCAGGGGGTTGAGATGGATGTAGCGGATCAGTTCGAGCAGATAAGTCTCCTCTTCGCAGACAAACGATTTGTACCGATTCTGGAAAAGATGGCCGCTGCGTCCATGACGGCGATTGAAAGAGACGGCATAACCGGTCAGCAGCCGGCGCATGAAGTGCGACAGTGTGGTTCTGCGGGGACAAAGCAGCAAATGGAAATGATTGGGAATCAACGCCCAGGCCAGGCATTCAGTCTCTGTTTCAGCAAGCAGGGATTGCAGTCGATCCACAAAGTTGCGCCGATCTTCATCATCGCGAAAGATGGTGCTACGCTCGATGCCGCGGACAATGACGTGCTGCAGCAGGTCAGGAATGTCGATACGGGGTTGTCTCGGCATGGTGGGAGTTTAGCGAGGGGATGGCGTTAATGCAATAATGCAGGTACGTCCCCTATTGGTTAAGTTCTTTGAGAGGGCCGCTTTTTACGGTGGGACCGCCTTGCGCATTCTGTATGGGTTGGACCGTTTTTCCGAAGACCTCGATTTTTCCCTTTTGCGGCCCATGCCTGATTTCAGCCTGGGGCGCTACAGCCAGGCGCTGGAGCGTGAACTGGCGGCCTTTGGTTTCGAGGTGCGGGTGGAACAGAAGGGGAAGGCCGTCGCGACGGCAGTACAGTCGGCCTTTTTGAAGGCCGACACCGCCAATGAACTGCTGGTCATTCAGGCCGGCGAGCCCATCCGCCGCCAGATTCCGGCCGGCCAGGTTACCCGAATCAAAATCGAGGTTGACACCGCACCGCCGCCGGGCTTTGCCACGGAAAACAAGTTCTTGCTGCAGCCGATCCCCTTCAGTGTTCGCAGTTACCGTCTGCCCGACCTGTTCGCCGGAAAGATGCACGCCGTACTCTGTCGGCGCTGGAAAAACCGTGTGAAGGGCCGCGACTGGTACGACCTGATCTGGTATTGTGCCCACCATCCGGAACTGCATCTGGCCCATCTGGAGCAGCGGATGCGTCAGAGCGGCCACTGGAACGGGACGGCAAGCCTCAGCCCCGATTCGTTCCATGATCTGCTTGCCGGGAGCATCGGTCGGCTTGATGTCGATCAAGCCCGCAGGGAGGTTCTGCCGTTTGTCCGAAACCCGGAAGCACTGGCCGTCTGGTCACGGGAGTTTTTTCTCGACGTGGTGAGGCGGATCAGGTTCGTCTGAATGACGGTGATGGGGAGGGGACGCTCCGGTGGATTCAAATTGCAAGTGCACCACGAGCGACAGTTCTCATTCAACAAATAAATAATGTCCATCAAGCTCGCCAGGCGCTTATGGCAAACTTTCCATCTTGCAATCCTGACCCCGTAGGCTTCTGACCCCGTAGGCTTCAATGCAGGTACGTCCCCTATGGTCCTTGCGCTCTGGAAAATCCTAATCACACGACACATAAATCCCAATCACACGAACAGATACTCCCGAATACCGGTTGACACAATCCCAATCGCACGCTAGAATTCCGGCTATGATTCAAACAAAGTCTCTCTACCCTCGCCTTCTTGAAAAACAAATTGACGACGCATTGGCAGACACCCCGGTGGTTCTGGTAGCCGGACCGCGTCAGGCGGGAAAAACGACACTGGTGCGGCAACTGGCTTCAAGGGAGATGCGCTACCTGACGCTGGATGACCAGCTGACCTTGCTGGCCGCACAGGAAGATCCAACAGGTCTTGTCAGAAACCTGGCCCGCGCGATCATCGATGAAATTCAACGCGCCCCACAATTGCTGCTCGCCATAAAAAAAGCGGTTGATGAAGACCGACGCCCCGGCCGCTTTCTGCTGACGGGTTCGACCAATCTGATGACCTTGCCGACCGTTGCCGATTCGCTCGCCGGTCGCATGGAGACCCTGACCCTGTTGCCATTGTCGCAAAATGAAATTCACGGCGGCAGCACAAACTGGATCGAGCGTGCCTATGAGGGACGGATTCCAGACGTAAAACAGGTTTTTCTGGGCGAGAAGCTGGATCAAATTGTCCTTCAGGGAGGCTATCCGGAAGCGATTTCCCGCGCCACACCGCGCCGCCGGGTGGCATGGCACCGCCAATATATCGATGCCATTATCCAGCGCGACGTGCGGGAGGTGGCGGATATCGACAAGCTGGACCTGCTGCCCAGGTTTGTGCAGGCATTGGCCCAGGTTTCCGGACAACTGTGCAATTATTCCCGGGTGGCCGGACAGGTGGGACTGGATCACAAGACGGCCGCCCGCTACCTTGGTGTCCTGGAACAACTGTTCCTGCTTCGCCGGATCGAACCCTGGGCTCATAACCGTCTGAAACGCATGGTCAAAACGCCCAAAGTGCAGTTCCTCGATTCCGGCCTGCTGGCTGCACTGGCGGACATAACTCCCGGACGAATTCACCAGGACCGTGCTTGTTTCGGCACCATTCTGGAAACTTTTGTTTTCAGCGAACTGCTGAAACATTCCATGACCGCGAACAGCACATATCGCCTGCTGTATTACCGGGACCACGATCAATACGAGGTGGATTTCGTTATCGAGAATGCCATGGGAGAACTGATCGGAGTAGAAGTGAAAGCCGCCGCTACCGTCCAGGGTCGGGATCTGCGTGGACTGAAACGTCTGGCCAATGTTGCCGGAAAACAGTTTCGCCTGGGGGTCATCCTGTATGATGGCACCGAAACCCTGCCCCTTGGTGACCGTCTCTGGGCGGCCCCGCTGTCATCGTTATGGGGCGGATAGGATTATAAGGGCAAGCCATGGTGGATTACGGGCGCTTATGGAAAACTTGCCATCTTGCAATCCTGACCCCGTAGGCTTTTCTAGGCTTCGTAGGCTTTTCTACGCCTCGGACATCTCCCGGACAATGAATCGCGTAAATTCCAGAATGTTCCCCTTGGCAGAGGCCTCTTCCAGAGAGTCCATATAGCGGGTTCGGCTGGTCATGCGGATGACGGTCCACGGATACCCCCCGGAGGCGAGCATCGTATTCATCAGAAAGCGCCCGAGCCGCCCGTTTCCATCCATGTACGGGTGGACAAAAACAAAAAGAAAATGCCCGAGCACTGCCCTGACACCGGGGTGGGGCTCTGCGGAAAGGAGCCGGAACAAAGCTTCCATGCAATCCAGAACGGAGGCCGGGGGAAGAGGCACATGTTGGGAGCCTCTGATATACACCGGCTGGTTCCGGTATCCGGCCAGTTCGGAAGGTTTCAAAATCCCTGCCTGGACTGAAGGGGAAAACATCTGCGCGTACCATCTCTGGTGGTCGATTGAGACAACATCCCCCGCCTTCCCCCCGGCAAGAATCTGCCTGATGCTCTCTTGAACCGCCTTGAAGGCGAGGTCGTATCCTTTTGCGGCCAGGGCATTTCCATGGAGCCGGTCATGTTCATCCCCGTCGGGGTTCCAGTCTCCCTTGCGCACCTGCTCAATCAGTGCAGGCGTTACCTGGTATCCCTCGATGGACAATGAGTTGTAGGCATCACTGGAATATCTCTCTTCAATCTGCAGCAGGTATGCCCGATGATCCTCGGGGATTCCGGGAGGAACAGGGAAATTTTCCACCACAGTTTCCCGCATCGACTCCCACATGAATTCCATCCTGCCGATGTAGGGAGACAGAATCCTTTTCCCTCCGGCGAGAAAAGAGATCTTTTTCTCAAAGGGATTGACCGCTTTGACCGGGTAGCCTCCCGCTTCCATGCTGCTGACAATCTGGTCTGCGAATGGGTCAAAGCCGAGAACCTGGTAGGCTCCGGCCAGTCGCGAAGCAGCTGCAAGGTTGCCGTTGTCGAGCAGGATTCTCAAAAGGCCCGAAACATCACCAACCATGCGCAGGGCAAGTTCAGCGGTGGTCGAATTTTGCTTGAAGAAGGATGGTGACGCCTTGCACAGGGCCATTGGCAGGTCCATGACCCATAGACCGTTGATGCGGGTCCTGTCGGCGGGGAAGTTTTTCCGGTCGGTGTAGATCAGCAACGAAGTGTCAAAGGGCAGATTCAGCTTTTGTGTCCCCTTGGCCTTGACGATAACAACCAGCTGGCCAGGGACAACGGTTGACCCGGTATGGAGCAACAGCGACGACTCGGACGACAGACAGTAATCGTCACCAAAACGTTCATCAAGATAGGTTGCGACGAATGTCCAGTAGGAGGCGAACCAGGGTGTACTGCTGCCATCATTCACTGACGGGCGGGTAATGACATACCAGCCCTTGACGACCTCCATGAGGTAGCCGTTTTGAACAAGCCTTTCTCGATGCACCCTGCTGATCTGTGCCGAGCGGATGACGCTTTTGGGTTCGAGCTGCCTGAGCACCTCCAATGAGGTTGCCAACTTCTCTCTGGGAGTCGCCATGAATTTTCCTGCCAGGAATTACTTTGTTTTTGTGTGCCACAGCAAC
The Geothermobacter hydrogeniphilus genome window above contains:
- a CDS encoding transposase, yielding MPRQPRIDIPDLLQHVIVRGIERSTIFRDDEDRRNFVDRLQSLLAETETECLAWALIPNHFHLLLCPRRTTLSHFMRRLLTGYAVSFNRRHGRSGHLFQNRYKSFVCEEETYLLELIRYIHLNPLRANLVKELDELDRFPWCGHAELLGHGRTIGLPGDRVLPLFSKRKKTAQKNYRQFIEDGVDQGKRPELVGGGLRRSLALQTASEDLQDFDERVLGSGDFVAALRKQGLLDQAPSLLLDLDTLQTEIEAYCKLPTAGLRRRARGGPVSKARALFCYCAVRQFNYSGAAVGKILKMGSSSVSRAAQRGELLIQADKEARGWLERLLRQ
- the tkt gene encoding transketolase, whose translation is MTSTPLNLDLARPAVDTIRLLAADMVEKANSGHPGTPMEAAPIAYLLFARHMRYNPKNPDWAGRDRFILSCGHASALLYSMLHLTGYELSLEDLKNFRQLGSPTAGHPEFGHAPGIETTTGPLGQGISVGVGMAMGQRFLQKKVSDKLFDSTIYGLCSDGDLMEGVASEAASLAGTLRLGNLVYLYLDNKITIEGDTQLAFTEEVATRYLSYGWQVQHVEGENLKDLDQAIARAKHSPRPSLIIARSHIGFGAPTKQDTAGAHGAPLGSEELAGAKTFFGRKPEESFVIPSEVKKHMEEAVARGAEQEAAWQTSFETELKNNEALQAWQRAAAGELPEGWDELPVFAAGEKLATRQASGKALNALAQKLPFLLGGSADLGPSNNTTLQGEDSFTACTVGRNIHFGVREHAMGSILNGLAHTPGLIPFGGTFAIFADYMRPPMRLAAMMGLRTIYVLTHDSIGLGEDGPTHQPIEQLANLRAVPNLTVIRPGDANETVEAWKAAIANTKGPTALILSRQGWETFDRDKLAPAAELHKGGYVLSAEQGELQAIIIATGSELPLAMQAQAELQAEGIGVRVVSLPSWELFEQQGQDYIDQVLPPACACRVAVEAGSTFGWERYVGRGKVVGMTGFGASGPAGELFKHFGITAEKVAAAVREQL
- a CDS encoding Fic family protein is translated as MATPREKLATSLEVLRQLEPKSVIRSAQISRVHRERLVQNGYLMEVVKGWYVITRPSVNDGSSTPWFASYWTFVATYLDERFGDDYCLSSESSLLLHTGSTVVPGQLVVIVKAKGTQKLNLPFDTSLLIYTDRKNFPADRTRINGLWVMDLPMALCKASPSFFKQNSTTAELALRMVGDVSGLLRILLDNGNLAAASRLAGAYQVLGFDPFADQIVSSMEAGGYPVKAVNPFEKKISFLAGGKRILSPYIGRMEFMWESMRETVVENFPVPPGIPEDHRAYLLQIEERYSSDAYNSLSIEGYQVTPALIEQVRKGDWNPDGDEHDRLHGNALAAKGYDLAFKAVQESIRQILAGGKAGDVVSIDHQRWYAQMFSPSVQAGILKPSELAGYRNQPVYIRGSQHVPLPPASVLDCMEALFRLLSAEPHPGVRAVLGHFLFVFVHPYMDGNGRLGRFLMNTMLASGGYPWTVIRMTSRTRYMDSLEEASAKGNILEFTRFIVREMSEA
- a CDS encoding type IV toxin-antitoxin system AbiEi family antitoxin domain-containing protein, with translation MSENLRQSIPFEEFDYQALMGALADYACPRDKVTELLAKGDIIRVKKGLYIFGEKWRRRPYSREILANLLYGPSCVSLDYALHYHGLIPERVEAVTSVTPKRASRFTTPVGLFFYSCVPEAGFALGIGRVELEDGRAFLIAVPEKALADKLRKERGLGLRTQRECLEYLVENLRIEEAALREMSADLLDELSRACRSPRIALLARLVRRLARKKG
- a CDS encoding nucleotidyl transferase AbiEii/AbiGii toxin family protein; amino-acid sequence: MRELVAQMFAKYDCQRVEDASRALREILQELALLGLWRAKFFERAAFYGGTALRILYGLDRFSEDLDFSLLRPMPDFSLGRYSQALERELAAFGFEVRVEQKGKAVATAVQSAFLKADTANELLVIQAGEPIRRQIPAGQVTRIKIEVDTAPPPGFATENKFLLQPIPFSVRSYRLPDLFAGKMHAVLCRRWKNRVKGRDWYDLIWYCAHHPELHLAHLEQRMRQSGHWNGTASLSPDSFHDLLAGSIGRLDVDQARREVLPFVRNPEALAVWSREFFLDVVRRIRFV
- a CDS encoding ATP-binding protein; this encodes MIQTKSLYPRLLEKQIDDALADTPVVLVAGPRQAGKTTLVRQLASREMRYLTLDDQLTLLAAQEDPTGLVRNLARAIIDEIQRAPQLLLAIKKAVDEDRRPGRFLLTGSTNLMTLPTVADSLAGRMETLTLLPLSQNEIHGGSTNWIERAYEGRIPDVKQVFLGEKLDQIVLQGGYPEAISRATPRRRVAWHRQYIDAIIQRDVREVADIDKLDLLPRFVQALAQVSGQLCNYSRVAGQVGLDHKTAARYLGVLEQLFLLRRIEPWAHNRLKRMVKTPKVQFLDSGLLAALADITPGRIHQDRACFGTILETFVFSELLKHSMTANSTYRLLYYRDHDQYEVDFVIENAMGELIGVEVKAAATVQGRDLRGLKRLANVAGKQFRLGVILYDGTETLPLGDRLWAAPLSSLWGG
- a CDS encoding RtcB family protein; protein product: MRINRKLWSLLPLEQIDPGARQQIFDCLRDDRVLQMAVMPDVHTGYDLPIGGVVLVEGHVSPGYVGYDIGCGMCAVNTGIPAADLLPDQAAGKDLFTRIMQQIPTGLGGHHRSDPYPPFVSAGEDKALTTKVNRSVKGQLGSLGSGNHFIEISADRQGRCWITVHSGSRNAGHSVAGYYMAQARRIGDRFLSLHSEIGQAYLRDMIYCQNFALANRLKIVEGVLRIMGFSAADIGRLTTENLINENHNHAELQDGNLVLHRKGATPATDGQKGIIPANMRDGIYVTVGLGNRDYLQSASHGAGRVMSRSEGRRRVKLDNFRESMKGIIARVDKATLDESPFVYKEIGSVLAAQEGVVIEVINHLRPLVNIKGA
- a CDS encoding nucleotidyl transferase AbiEii/AbiGii toxin family protein, which produces MQVRPLLVKFFERAAFYGGTALRILYGLDRFSEDLDFSLLRPMPDFSLGRYSQALERELAAFGFEVRVEQKGKAVATAVQSAFLKADTANELLVIQAGEPIRRQIPAGQVTRIKIEVDTAPPPGFATENKFLLQPIPFSVRSYRLPDLFAGKMHAVLCRRWKNRVKGRDWYDLIWYCAHHPELHLAHLEQRMRQSGHWNGTASLSPDSFHDLLAGSIGRLDVDQARREVLPFVRNPEALAVWSREFFLDVVRRIRFV